Proteins encoded together in one Impatiens glandulifera chromosome 1, dImpGla2.1, whole genome shotgun sequence window:
- the LOC124917396 gene encoding F-box/kelch-repeat protein At2g44130-like: protein MDELIIPGLPEELGLECLARLHYKTRPIASRACRRWLDLLESHQFYCLRKQLGYTNQIACLLQSLPPPPPEEESRKPTSSVSPASCELTMFDPVSREWDRLPPVPKYTNGLPLFCQIASSEGKLVLMGGWDPVSFESLSSVFVYDFSTNRWRQGKDMPSRRSFFAIAAKGCRVFIAGGHDSSKKALDTAWAYDVMKDEWTELTRMSQERDECEGIVIGDEFWVISGYKTEFQGAFEGSVELYNIGTGEWRRVESGWKQGEWPRSTCPRLGKDGKLASWTELDSAVSGTACGVILGEKSLVMGSAHQGAPLGFFMVSEQDGKLERMNVPYEFSGFVQSSCCVDV from the coding sequence ATGGATGAACTAATCATACCCGGTTTACCTGAAGAACTAGGTCTCGAGTGTTTGGCTCGTCTTCACTACAAAACCAGACCCATCGCATCACGAGCCTGCCGTAGATGGCTCGACCTACTCGAAAGTCATCAATTTTACTGCCTAAGGAAACAACTTGGATACACCAATCAAATCGCATGTCTTCTCCAATCTCTTCCCCCACCGCCGCCGGAAGAAGAATCCCGGAAACCCACCAGCTCTGTTTCTCCGGCCAGTTGTGAACTCACCATGTTTGATCCGGTTAGTCGTGAATGGGACCGACTTCCCCCTGTCCCTAAATACACGAACGGGCTTCCTCTGTTTTGTCAAATCGCTAGTTCGGAAGGGAAACTCGTATTGATGGGAGGATGGGACCCGGTTAGTTTCGAATCGTTGAGTTCTGTTTTTGTTTACGATTTTTCCACGAACCGATGGAGACAAGGGAAGGACATGCCTTCTAGGAGGTCATTCTTCGCAATTGCGGCCAAGGGTTGTCGCGTTTTCATCGCCGGGGGACACGACTCGAGCAAGAAGGCGTTGGACACGGCTTGGGCTTATGATGTTATGAAGGACGAGTGGACCGAGTTGACTCGGATGAGTCAGGAACGAGATGAGTGTGAAGGAATCGTAATTGGGGACGAGTTTTGGGTTATAAGCGGGTACAAAACAGAGTTTCAAGGGGCGTTTGAAGGTAGTGTCGAGTTATACAATATTGGAACGGGAGAATGGAGACGAGTTGAAAGCGGTTGGAAACAGGGTGAGTGGCCTAGGTCGACTTGCCCGCGATTGGGAAAAGATGGGAAGCTCGCGAGTTGGACTGAGTTGGACTCGGCGGTGAGTGGAACGGCTTGTGGGGTGATATTGGGTGAGAAAAGTTTAGTAATGGGCTCGGCTCATCAAGGGGCGCCATTAGGGTTCTTCATGGTATCGGAACAAGATGGGAAATTGGAAAGGATGAATGTGCCTTATGAGTTTTCGGGGTTTGTTCAATCAAGTTGTTGTGTAGATGTTTAA
- the LOC124917390 gene encoding F-box/kelch-repeat protein At1g80440-like, producing the protein MEQSIDVLPESLILECLSRLHYKDVPAASLVCHKWLDLLESRQFYSLRKQLGHINHFACLLQSHPPSPPSSYESNPLPLYVINVFDPVSRECKILPPLPNPAIQFDHDSEIVSSEGKLILMNKCHDPVNRELGNSLFVFEFSTGRWWQGKNLPTRKLHFAMAATDDCRVFIAGGHQSEDVDSDSAWMYDVRKDEWSELPRIIHVPGLSKGKVIGNQFIVKTLSMIDLTQSVETYDFELGEWKQVNVKQLWTKRYEYFARIEDGCMLICSRIDKRCRLKFYKLPLGDRSLLIYYKKGNGQLFSISIQEEGKRVKIEVPHQIYGDVYSMCCVEMH; encoded by the coding sequence ATGGAACAATCTATAGACGTTTTGCCTGAAAGCCTTATTCTTGAGTGTCTTTCCCGTCTTCACTACAAGGACGTACCTGCCGCATCGCTTGTCTGTCATAAATGGCTCGATCTTCTTGAAAGCCGTCAATTTTACAGCCTCAGAAAACAGCTTGGACATATCAATCACTTTGCTTGCTTGCTCCAATCCCATCCTCCTTCGCCACCATCTTCTTATGAATCAAACCCACTTCCCCTTTACGTTATCAATGTTTTTGACCCTGTGAGTCGTGAGTGTAAAATACTCCCCCCTCTTCCTAATCCTGCAATTCAGTTTGATCATGATAGCGAGATTGTTAGTTCAGAAGGGAAACTCATCTTGATGAACAAATGTCATGACCCTGTGAATCGTGAACTGGGGAATTCATTATTTGTGTTTGAATTTTCAACCGGACGTTGGTGGCAAGGAAAGAACTTGCCAACAAGGAAATTACACTTCGCCATGGCTGCTACCGATGATTGCCGGGTATTCATTGCAGGTGGGCACCAATCAGAAGATGTTGACTCAGATTCGGCATGGATGTATGATGTGAGGAAAGATGAGTGGTCTGAGTTGCCTCGGATCATACATGTTCCAGGCTTGAGCAAAGGTAAGGTAATTGGGAACCAATTCATTGTTAAAACTCTGAGCATGATTGATTTGACGCAGAGTGTTGAGACATATGATTTTGAACTTGGAGAATGGAAACAGGTTAATGTTAAACAGTTGTGGACTAAACGATATGAATATTTTGCTCGAATTGAAGATGGGTGTATGTTAATTTGTTCAAGGATTGACAAGAGGTGTAGACTTAAGTTTTATAAACTACCATTGGGTGATCgaagtttattaatttattataagaaagGAAATGGTCAACTATTCTCAATTTCTATACAGGAGGAAGGTAAGAGGGTTAAAATTGAGGTGCCTCATCAGATTTATGGTGATGTTTATTCAATGTGTTGTGTAGAGATGCACTGA